One Microcoleus sp. bin38.metabat.b11b12b14.051 genomic window carries:
- a CDS encoding DUF502 domain-containing protein: MLQRIKQDLKNDLIAGLLVVIPLATTIWLTITVASWVINFLTKIPKQINPFDGLHPILVNLLNLLVGLAVPLLSILVIGLMARNIFGKWLLDFGERLLQAIPLAGSVYKTLKQLLGTILKSNDKFRRVVLVEYPRRGIWTLAFVTGTIESNDIPSHLSGESPIGIFIPTTPNPTTGWYAIVPEADVVNLSMSIEDAFKVVISGGIVNPSNSVAVTADTIPGKTLEPLRSEPRYHPVPVEED, from the coding sequence GTGCTCCAACGCATCAAACAAGACTTAAAAAACGACCTGATCGCAGGTCTGCTGGTAGTTATACCATTAGCTACCACCATCTGGCTGACAATTACCGTAGCCAGTTGGGTGATCAACTTTCTGACGAAAATTCCCAAGCAGATCAACCCTTTTGACGGACTCCACCCGATTTTGGTAAATCTGCTAAATCTCTTAGTAGGGCTGGCTGTACCCCTGCTGAGCATTTTAGTCATCGGTTTAATGGCCCGCAACATCTTCGGGAAGTGGCTGCTAGACTTTGGCGAACGTTTGTTGCAGGCAATTCCCCTAGCAGGTTCGGTTTACAAAACTCTCAAACAACTGCTGGGAACTATCCTCAAATCTAATGACAAGTTTCGCCGCGTAGTGTTGGTAGAGTATCCGCGGCGCGGAATTTGGACTTTAGCATTTGTCACCGGTACGATCGAGAGTAACGACATCCCGTCTCATCTTTCCGGCGAAAGCCCGATCGGTATTTTCATTCCCACTACACCCAACCCCACCACCGGATGGTACGCTATAGTCCCCGAAGCAGATGTAGTCAACTTGTCAATGTCGATCGAAGATGCGTTTAAAGTGGTCATCTCCGGTGGCATCGTCAACCCCAGCAACTCAGTTGCAGTCACCGCCGACACCATCCCGGGAAAAACACTCGAACCCTTGAGATCCGAACCAAGATACCACCCTGTCCCAGTCGAAGAAGATTAA
- a CDS encoding PAS domain S-box protein — protein MKTLNILLVEDSPQDAELIEAYLMDGGLEFSLLCVETREEFVAALDKQCFDIILADYMLPCFNGIVALSIARATCPGVPFIFVSATLGEEVAIETLKSGATDYILKRRLTRLVPSIERALREVKERLDRQAAQAQRIESEARFRMMADTAPVMIWMSDTDRCGDYFNKVWLQFTGKTLAQEVGSGWMENLHPDDLPEYLEVCCQAFDDRTEYRLEYRMKRYDGEYRWVVSTGVPRYRPDRTFAGYIGSCIDISDRKLAEQERVAALSSEQAARKQAEETAQALLSANARITNILESITDAFVAFDSNWKFTYINHKAQELFGNVQAELFGKNVWEIYPWAVDLQSYKIATKALAEKLTVEYEEFVPLCNKWLKVRFYPSDSGVSAYIQDVTDRKQAEAALKASQEKLRMLAESNLIGILFGDVDGGISEANDEFLRMVGYRREQLQRGELRWIDITPPEYIPLDEIGIAEAKAEGVCTPYEKDYIRLDGSRIPVLVGYILLGEKRQESVAFILDLTVRKQLEKELHDRAQELARANRIKDEFIGTLSHELRTPLNAMLGWAQLLRHRKFDEKTTVKALETIDRNTRSLGTLIEDLLDVSQIMTGKLSLNLRWVDLISTVEGAIETLAPAIGAKNIELVTEFDQNAGRIFGDSGRLQQVAWNLLSNAIKFTPECGQVRVALRKVEGAVPAVQFACCDNVSPASVEIEVSDTGQGIATEFLPHVFERFSQADSSMARSYNGLGLGLALVRHFVELHGGTVQAESAGKGQGARFLVRLPVTQPMSDGFSVASSKEFRLRETPARVAVNELFVSSNLRGVRVLAIDSDSDSLDFVRTVLEDCGAEVEVAVSGIEALEAMARVNPDVLAIDVGMLSENGEALIQQVRSQAENKEIPAVAFTVAGRVQERVWALRQGFQLHLSKPVDPAELVAVVASLAGRSTVDSLPRAESRG, from the coding sequence GTGAAAACGCTGAATATCCTCTTAGTAGAAGACAGTCCCCAAGATGCCGAATTGATTGAGGCATATCTGATGGATGGCGGTCTCGAATTTTCTTTGCTGTGCGTGGAAACTCGCGAAGAGTTTGTAGCAGCACTGGACAAACAGTGTTTTGATATTATTTTGGCAGATTATATGCTGCCTTGTTTTAACGGGATAGTGGCACTGTCGATCGCCCGCGCTACTTGTCCGGGAGTGCCGTTTATTTTTGTGTCGGCTACTTTGGGCGAGGAAGTGGCGATCGAAACTTTGAAAAGCGGCGCTACAGATTACATTCTCAAACGCCGTTTGACGCGCCTGGTGCCTTCGATCGAGCGGGCACTGCGAGAAGTTAAAGAGCGGCTAGACCGCCAAGCAGCTCAAGCGCAGCGGATCGAGAGCGAAGCCAGATTTCGGATGATGGCAGATACCGCACCGGTGATGATTTGGATGTCGGATACCGATCGGTGTGGCGATTACTTTAACAAAGTTTGGCTGCAATTTACGGGTAAAACTTTAGCCCAAGAAGTCGGCAGCGGTTGGATGGAAAACTTGCACCCGGATGATTTGCCAGAATATTTAGAGGTTTGCTGTCAAGCCTTTGACGATCGCACAGAGTACCGGCTCGAATACCGCATGAAGCGCTATGACGGGGAATATCGCTGGGTGGTGAGTACGGGCGTACCCCGTTACAGGCCCGATCGCACTTTTGCAGGCTACATCGGTTCTTGCATCGACATTAGCGATCGCAAACTGGCAGAACAAGAACGCGTTGCTGCTTTGTCAAGCGAACAAGCAGCTCGCAAGCAAGCAGAAGAAACAGCTCAAGCGCTACTATCGGCAAACGCTCGAATTACTAACATTCTCGAAAGCATTACCGACGCTTTTGTCGCCTTCGATTCCAACTGGAAATTTACCTATATTAACCACAAAGCTCAAGAGCTTTTTGGCAACGTACAAGCGGAACTGTTTGGAAAAAATGTTTGGGAAATCTATCCTTGGGCAGTCGATTTACAGTCTTACAAAATCGCCACCAAAGCATTAGCAGAAAAGCTGACGGTCGAGTATGAAGAATTCGTGCCGTTATGCAATAAGTGGCTGAAGGTGCGTTTTTATCCTTCTGATTCAGGTGTGTCTGCTTACATTCAAGATGTTACAGATCGCAAGCAAGCAGAAGCTGCACTCAAAGCTAGTCAAGAAAAGCTGAGAATGTTGGCAGAATCTAACTTGATCGGAATTCTCTTCGGTGATGTTGACGGTGGTATCAGTGAGGCAAATGACGAATTTTTGCGGATGGTTGGCTACAGGCGGGAACAGTTGCAGCGTGGGGAACTCCGCTGGATTGACATCACACCGCCTGAGTACATACCGCTGGACGAAATCGGCATCGCAGAGGCCAAGGCAGAGGGCGTTTGCACTCCTTACGAAAAGGACTACATTCGACTCGATGGCAGCCGGATTCCGGTGTTGGTCGGGTATATCTTGCTGGGGGAAAAGCGGCAAGAATCTGTGGCTTTTATTCTCGATTTGACGGTTCGCAAGCAGTTGGAAAAAGAACTGCACGATCGAGCCCAGGAATTGGCACGGGCGAACCGGATTAAAGATGAGTTTATCGGAACTTTGTCCCACGAATTGCGGACGCCGTTGAATGCGATGCTGGGATGGGCGCAACTGCTTCGCCACCGCAAGTTTGATGAAAAAACGACTGTTAAGGCTCTGGAAACGATCGACCGCAATACGCGCTCGCTGGGGACGTTAATTGAGGATTTGCTGGACGTATCGCAGATTATGACCGGCAAACTGTCGCTGAATTTGCGGTGGGTAGATTTGATTTCGACAGTTGAAGGCGCGATCGAAACTCTCGCCCCCGCGATTGGGGCAAAAAATATTGAGCTTGTGACTGAGTTCGACCAAAATGCGGGGCGGATTTTTGGCGATTCGGGCCGCTTGCAGCAGGTGGCGTGGAATTTGCTGTCGAATGCCATTAAGTTTACTCCTGAGTGCGGACAGGTGAGGGTAGCCCTGCGGAAAGTGGAGGGGGCGGTGCCGGCTGTCCAATTCGCCTGCTGTGACAATGTGTCGCCAGCTAGTGTGGAAATTGAGGTTAGCGACACGGGACAAGGGATTGCGACAGAGTTTTTGCCACACGTTTTCGAGCGCTTCAGCCAAGCTGACAGCTCTATGGCGCGATCGTACAACGGATTGGGTTTGGGTTTGGCCCTGGTGCGCCATTTTGTCGAACTGCACGGGGGGACAGTGCAAGCGGAATCGGCTGGAAAGGGACAAGGAGCGAGGTTTTTGGTAAGATTGCCAGTTACACAGCCAATGAGCGACGGATTTTCTGTTGCTTCTTCCAAAGAGTTCAGGCTTCGAGAAACCCCGGCTAGAGTTGCTGTAAATGAGTTGTTTGTCAGCAGCAACCTTCGGGGAGTAAGGGTTTTAGCGATCGATAGCGACTCCGATTCCCTGGATTTTGTGCGTACAGTGCTCGAAGATTGCGGCGCCGAGGTGGAGGTGGCTGTCTCGGGAATCGAAGCTTTGGAGGCGATGGCGCGGGTGAATCCTGATGTGTTGGCGATCGATGTCGGGATGCTGTCGGAAAATGGAGAAGCTCTGATCCAGCAAGTGCGATCGCAAGCTGAAAACAAAGAAATTCCGGCGGTGGCGTTTACGGTGGCTGGTAGGGTACAGGAACGGGTATGGGCGCTGCGCCAAGGTTTTCAACTTCACCTGTCTAAGCCTGTCGATCCTGCTGAGTTGGTGGCTGTGGTGGCAAGTTTGGCGGGACGATCGACAGTTGACAGCTTGCCCCGAGCGGAGTCGAGGGGTTGA
- the nusB gene encoding transcription antitermination factor NusB codes for MKKSRETSRELALLGISQLPANPELLEAKKLQDVLLAAIRTLTTEVQESLEAAASEVQRGSDKLLASEIRAADIQSARAMVREAIELTQTAINRLGSAMEFPELIQLANQQDVRTYALQILTKVSANRVQIDELLSEALVDWQIDRLARIDRDIMRIAIAEILYLGLPEQVSVNEAVQLAKRYSGEEGHRFINGVLRRVVDKINAVVSSQ; via the coding sequence ATGAAAAAATCCCGCGAAACCTCACGCGAACTCGCACTCCTCGGCATCAGCCAACTACCCGCGAATCCAGAACTCTTAGAAGCCAAGAAACTGCAAGATGTTCTCCTCGCAGCCATCCGCACCCTGACAACAGAAGTTCAAGAATCCCTAGAAGCAGCAGCCTCCGAAGTGCAGCGGGGTAGCGACAAACTGCTAGCGAGCGAAATCCGCGCCGCCGACATCCAAAGTGCTAGAGCAATGGTGCGCGAAGCCATCGAACTCACCCAAACCGCCATTAACCGTCTCGGTTCAGCAATGGAGTTTCCAGAACTGATCCAGCTAGCCAACCAGCAAGATGTCCGCACTTATGCTTTGCAAATTCTGACCAAAGTCAGCGCCAATCGCGTTCAAATTGACGAATTGCTCTCCGAAGCCCTCGTAGACTGGCAAATCGATCGGCTCGCCCGGATCGATCGAGATATCATGAGAATCGCGATCGCCGAAATCCTCTATCTCGGCTTACCCGAACAAGTCAGCGTCAACGAAGCCGTCCAACTCGCAAAACGCTACAGCGGCGAGGAAGGACATCGGTTTATCAACGGAGTCCTCCGCCGAGTCGTCGATAAAATCAATGCAGTAGTCAGTAGTCAGTAG
- a CDS encoding transposase gives MLVFEFKAYGKQQQFSAIDEAIKTVQFIRNKALRFWMDNEKVNKFDLNKYSAILAKEFPFCNELNSMARQSSAERAWSAITRFYDNCKKKVPGKKGFPQFQKNNRSVEYKTSGWKLANDRKSISFTDQKGIGKLKLKGTRDLHFYQITQIKRVRLVKRADGHYVQFCIQVDRSENIEITGNSIGLDVGLKEFYTDSNGVAVENPRFIRKGERRLKKSQRRVSKRVKGSKNRGKARVILGKRHLKISRQRKDFAVKLARYVIQSNDCVAYEDLRIKNMVKNHCLAKSINDASWYMFRIWMEYFGKVFGRITIAVSPNGTSQECSNCGTIVKKSLSTRTHVCSCGCVMDRDWNAARNILSRGLSTVGHTGTWGNTLNACGELTATDVEVILHRQVDS, from the coding sequence ATGCTAGTTTTTGAATTCAAAGCATACGGAAAACAACAGCAATTCAGTGCAATTGACGAAGCGATTAAGACAGTCCAGTTCATTCGCAACAAAGCATTGCGCTTCTGGATGGACAACGAAAAAGTCAACAAATTTGACTTAAACAAGTATAGCGCTATCCTAGCAAAAGAATTCCCGTTTTGTAATGAATTGAATAGCATGGCTCGACAGTCAAGCGCCGAAAGAGCATGGTCAGCAATCACCCGATTCTACGACAACTGTAAAAAGAAGGTTCCCGGCAAAAAAGGATTTCCACAATTCCAGAAAAACAACCGCTCAGTTGAATATAAAACTAGCGGCTGGAAATTGGCAAATGACCGAAAATCCATCTCATTTACCGATCAAAAAGGGATTGGGAAACTGAAGCTAAAAGGGACGCGCGACTTGCACTTTTACCAAATTACTCAAATCAAACGAGTACGATTAGTAAAACGTGCAGATGGGCATTACGTCCAATTTTGCATTCAAGTTGACCGCTCTGAGAATATAGAAATAACTGGAAATTCCATTGGATTAGACGTAGGGTTGAAAGAATTCTACACCGACTCTAACGGTGTTGCAGTAGAGAACCCACGATTTATCCGCAAGGGAGAACGCAGACTAAAGAAGTCTCAAAGGCGTGTTTCCAAGCGCGTCAAAGGCTCCAAAAACAGAGGTAAAGCTAGAGTGATTCTAGGCAAGCGCCACCTCAAAATAAGTAGGCAACGTAAAGATTTTGCTGTGAAATTAGCAAGATACGTGATCCAGTCCAACGACTGTGTAGCCTACGAAGATTTGAGGATCAAAAACATGGTGAAGAATCACTGCTTAGCAAAATCCATTAACGATGCTTCTTGGTATATGTTCCGAATTTGGATGGAGTATTTCGGCAAAGTATTCGGAAGAATCACGATTGCCGTTTCGCCCAATGGAACAAGCCAGGAATGCTCTAACTGCGGAACAATTGTGAAAAAAAGTCTATCAACAAGAACCCACGTCTGTAGTTGTGGATGTGTGATGGATAGAGATTGGAATGCGGCTAGAAACATCCTAAGTCGGGGATTAAGTACGGTAGGGCATACCGGAACTTGGGGTAATACCCTGAACGCTTGTGGAGAATTGACCGCTACCGATGTTGAAGTAATTCTGCATCGGCAAGTCGATTCGTAG